In Thauera sp. JM12B12, one DNA window encodes the following:
- a CDS encoding branched-chain amino acid ABC transporter permease, translating into MDSTVALILGQDGITNGAIYALLALALVLVFAVTRVIFIQQGEFVAYGALTLAMMQSGTVPATVWLLVVMGVLVSALDGAKALKAGQLQRAAGVAGWNLAYPLALAGLLWALPANELPLALQVILTLAIVVPMGPMMYRLMYQPIASAPVLILLIVSVAVHIAMVGLGLLFFGAEGQRTPSFSDASLELGPLMVSGQTIWVLVVSVLLIVALYQFFERTLYGKALRATAINRVGAQLMGISPALAGKLTFFLAAFIGALSGVLIAPITTIYYDTGFLIGLKGFVAAIIGGLASYPLAAAGALVVGLLEAFASFWASAYKEVIVFTLIIPVLLWRSLRSHHVEEEE; encoded by the coding sequence ATGGATTCAACTGTTGCACTGATCCTGGGCCAGGACGGCATCACCAACGGTGCGATCTACGCGCTCTTGGCGCTGGCGCTGGTGCTGGTGTTCGCGGTCACGCGGGTGATCTTCATCCAGCAGGGCGAGTTCGTGGCCTACGGGGCGCTGACGCTGGCGATGATGCAGTCGGGCACGGTACCGGCCACGGTGTGGCTGCTGGTGGTGATGGGGGTGCTGGTGAGCGCGCTCGACGGCGCCAAGGCCCTCAAGGCCGGGCAGCTGCAGCGTGCCGCGGGCGTGGCGGGCTGGAACCTGGCCTACCCGCTGGCGCTCGCCGGGCTGCTCTGGGCGCTGCCGGCCAACGAGCTGCCGCTGGCGCTGCAGGTGATCCTGACGCTGGCGATCGTGGTGCCGATGGGGCCGATGATGTATCGCCTGATGTACCAGCCGATCGCCTCCGCCCCGGTGCTGATCCTGTTGATCGTCTCGGTGGCGGTGCATATCGCCATGGTCGGCCTCGGGCTGCTCTTCTTCGGGGCCGAAGGCCAGAGGACGCCGTCCTTCAGCGACGCCAGCCTCGAGCTCGGTCCGCTGATGGTCTCCGGGCAGACGATCTGGGTGCTGGTGGTGTCGGTGCTGCTGATCGTGGCGCTCTACCAGTTCTTCGAGCGCACGCTCTACGGCAAGGCGCTGCGCGCGACCGCGATCAACCGCGTCGGCGCGCAGCTGATGGGGATCTCGCCCGCGCTCGCCGGCAAGCTCACGTTCTTCCTGGCCGCCTTCATCGGCGCGCTCTCGGGCGTGCTGATCGCCCCGATCACCACGATCTACTACGACACCGGCTTTCTGATCGGCCTGAAGGGCTTCGTCGCCGCGATCATCGGCGGCCTGGCGAGCTACCCGCTGGCCGCGGCCGGCGCGCTCGTGGTCGGGCTGCTCGAGGCCTTCGCCTCGTTCTGGGCCAGCGCCTACAAGGAAGTCATCGTGTTCACCCTGATCATTCCCGTGCTGCTGTGGCGCTCGCTGCGTAGCCACCACGTGGAGGAAGAAGAATGA
- a CDS encoding ABC transporter substrate-binding protein → MKLRIKTQLAALALALSAGPALADINVGVVFSLTGPAASLGAETKKAIEFLPASLGGEKINYIVLDDATDPTNAVKNARKLVGEDKVDAIIGPNLITNGMAMVDVANEAKVPMLSIAPIDPAADKRAWAFRIEPTADIMVGRVVEDMKAKGVKTVGFIGFSDSWGELLLKALIQTTQAAGIKIVATERYARTDTSVTGQSLKVLSARPDAVFVGGSGTPAALPQTTLRERGYKGPIYQSHAVANKEFLRLGGKNVEGARLPVAPVLVAEQLPDGHPNKTAGVAFLQQLEGKLGADSRSTFAGAAYDAGLLLENAMKEAIKTAKPGTPEFREGIRKALESTKGLVGVNGTYTLSAEDHGGYDPKAVVLIEVVNGKWSLVK, encoded by the coding sequence ATGAAGCTTCGCATCAAGACGCAACTCGCCGCCCTCGCCCTCGCCCTGTCCGCCGGTCCCGCGCTGGCCGACATCAACGTCGGCGTCGTGTTCTCGCTCACCGGCCCGGCCGCCTCGCTCGGCGCGGAGACGAAGAAGGCGATCGAGTTCCTGCCCGCCAGCCTCGGCGGCGAGAAGATCAACTACATCGTGCTGGACGACGCCACCGATCCGACCAACGCGGTCAAGAACGCCCGCAAGCTGGTCGGCGAGGACAAGGTCGACGCCATCATCGGCCCCAACCTGATCACCAACGGCATGGCGATGGTCGACGTCGCCAACGAGGCCAAGGTGCCGATGCTGTCGATCGCCCCGATCGACCCCGCCGCCGACAAGCGCGCCTGGGCCTTCCGCATCGAGCCCACCGCCGACATCATGGTCGGCCGCGTGGTCGAGGACATGAAGGCCAAGGGCGTCAAGACCGTCGGCTTCATCGGCTTCTCCGACTCCTGGGGCGAGCTGCTGCTGAAGGCGCTGATCCAGACCACCCAGGCCGCCGGCATCAAGATCGTCGCCACCGAGCGCTACGCCCGCACCGACACGTCGGTGACCGGCCAGTCGCTGAAGGTGCTGTCGGCGCGTCCGGACGCGGTCTTCGTCGGCGGCTCGGGCACGCCGGCCGCCCTGCCGCAGACCACGCTGCGCGAGCGCGGCTACAAGGGCCCGATCTACCAGTCGCACGCGGTCGCCAACAAGGAGTTCCTGCGTCTGGGCGGCAAGAACGTCGAAGGCGCGCGCCTGCCGGTCGCACCGGTGCTGGTCGCCGAGCAGTTGCCCGACGGCCACCCCAACAAGACCGCCGGCGTGGCCTTCCTGCAGCAGCTCGAAGGCAAGCTCGGCGCCGATTCGCGCTCGACCTTCGCCGGCGCGGCCTACGACGCCGGCCTGCTGCTCGAGAACGCCATGAAGGAAGCCATCAAGACGGCCAAGCCCGGCACCCCGGAGTTCCGCGAAGGCATCCGCAAGGCGCTCGAGAGCACCAAGGGTCTGGTCGGCGTCAACGGCACCTACACCCTGAGCGCCGAGGATCACGGCGGCTACGACCCGAAGGCGGTCGTGCTGATCGAGGTCGTCAACGGCAAGTGGTCGCTCGTCAAGTAA
- a CDS encoding 3-carboxyethylcatechol 2,3-dioxygenase yields MHARLQCLSHTPLKGYFDPEAAVVREVAGLVATLRAEVEAFDPEVIYLFWPDHLNGFFLELMPQFCIGMAAESVGDYQTSAGPLNVPRTLAEACAQAVVDAGIDLGFSYRMQVDHGCAQPLEELTGALDRYPVVPIFINSVAPPVVSCQRARLLGEAVGRFARAQGQRALFIGSGGLSHNPPVPQLATATDPEVIARLIDNRNPSPEARAARQARTIAAAEAFTAGTSTLHPLNAEWDRRLMEQLAARDWASIDAYRNADITADAGGSAHEAKTWVAAVAAMDAACAGAWQAEQRYYREIPEWIAGFGALSGSAN; encoded by the coding sequence ATGCACGCTCGGCTCCAATGCCTGTCGCACACGCCGCTGAAGGGCTACTTCGACCCCGAGGCTGCCGTCGTCAGGGAGGTGGCCGGGTTGGTCGCCACTCTGCGCGCCGAGGTCGAGGCCTTCGATCCGGAGGTGATCTACCTGTTCTGGCCGGATCACCTCAACGGCTTCTTCCTCGAGCTGATGCCGCAGTTCTGCATCGGCATGGCGGCCGAGTCGGTGGGTGACTATCAGACCTCGGCCGGGCCGCTGAACGTGCCGCGCACGCTGGCCGAAGCCTGCGCCCAGGCGGTGGTCGATGCCGGCATCGACCTCGGCTTCTCGTATCGCATGCAGGTCGACCACGGCTGCGCCCAGCCGCTCGAAGAGCTCACCGGCGCGCTCGACCGCTACCCGGTGGTGCCGATCTTCATCAACTCGGTGGCCCCGCCGGTGGTGAGCTGCCAGCGCGCCCGCCTGCTCGGCGAGGCCGTCGGCCGCTTCGCCCGCGCGCAGGGCCAGCGCGCGCTGTTCATCGGCTCCGGCGGCCTGTCGCACAACCCGCCGGTGCCGCAACTGGCGACCGCGACCGACCCGGAGGTCATCGCCCGCCTGATCGACAACCGCAACCCCTCGCCGGAAGCCCGCGCCGCTCGCCAGGCGCGCACGATCGCCGCCGCCGAGGCCTTCACCGCCGGCACCAGCACGCTGCATCCGCTCAACGCCGAGTGGGACCGCAGGCTGATGGAGCAGCTCGCCGCGCGCGACTGGGCCTCGATCGACGCCTACCGCAACGCCGACATCACCGCCGACGCCGGCGGCTCGGCGCACGAGGCCAAGACCTGGGTCGCGGCCGTGGCGGCGATGGACGCCGCCTGCGCGGGCGCCTGGCAGGCGGAGCAACGCTACTACCGCGAGATCCCGGAGTGGATCGCCGGCTTCGGTGCCCTCAGCGGCAGCGCAAACTGA
- a CDS encoding bifunctional 3-(3-hydroxy-phenyl)propionate/3-hydroxycinnamic acid hydroxylase, translating to MKEQNRFDADVVVVGAGPVGLALTSMLGLHGIKAILLERGDELIDYPRAVGMDDECLRTLQGIGMAEAVLPHLTPYHWMRFVTRSGRCFASIEPRTDEFGWSRRNAFNQPLVDRVLLDGLARFDNVDVRLGSDVLRFDQDAEGVSLDVKRSDGTVYTLRTRWLVGSDGGRSPIRTALNVGFGGFTDTSKWLVVDVRNDPLGVPNIYMHCDPSRPYVSVALPDSIRRFEFMIFENESEEEMTQPHNMAMLMAKVLPPGVDATSLDYIRKRVYTHNARIADRWKVGRVMLAGDAAHIMPVWQGQGYNTGMRDAANLGWKLAYVVKGIASEKLLDTYQLERPPHAKAMIDLSVTAGRIFSPRNPAVVAARDFATWALNLVPPAKRYFTEMRFKPMPRYETGLVVSEAEVNTEPGFKQLLCQLARKTPLLGRVMPTRRVGKNSPVGKLFIQPRVRTRDGEVKLLDDVMGSGFALVCWGVDPSFWLNQKSRDILAALGGRIITVKPVVQIQRDRDIGPDAIVVGDEQMRLKEWFGSYPGAVAVIRPDRFVAGLAYPVKINELLSQLADKMGLNLGKGAA from the coding sequence ATGAAAGAACAAAACCGCTTCGATGCCGACGTCGTCGTCGTGGGCGCCGGCCCGGTCGGCCTCGCCCTCACCAGCATGCTCGGTCTGCACGGCATCAAGGCCATCCTGCTCGAGCGCGGCGACGAGCTGATCGACTACCCGCGCGCCGTCGGCATGGACGACGAATGCCTGCGCACGCTGCAGGGCATCGGCATGGCCGAGGCGGTGTTGCCGCACCTGACGCCTTACCACTGGATGCGCTTCGTCACCAGGAGCGGGCGCTGCTTCGCATCGATCGAGCCGCGCACCGACGAGTTCGGCTGGTCGCGCCGCAACGCCTTCAACCAGCCGCTGGTCGACCGCGTGCTGCTCGACGGCCTCGCGCGCTTCGACAACGTCGATGTGCGCCTGGGCAGCGACGTGCTGCGCTTCGATCAGGATGCCGAGGGCGTCAGCCTCGACGTCAAGCGCAGCGACGGCACGGTCTACACCCTGCGCACGCGCTGGCTGGTGGGCAGCGATGGCGGTCGCAGCCCGATCCGCACCGCGCTCAACGTCGGCTTCGGCGGCTTCACCGACACCTCCAAGTGGCTGGTGGTGGACGTGCGCAACGACCCGCTCGGCGTGCCCAACATCTACATGCACTGCGATCCCTCGCGTCCCTACGTGTCGGTCGCGCTGCCCGACTCGATCCGTCGCTTCGAGTTCATGATCTTCGAGAACGAGAGCGAGGAAGAGATGACCCAGCCGCACAACATGGCCATGCTGATGGCCAAGGTGCTGCCCCCGGGCGTCGATGCCACCAGCCTGGACTACATCCGCAAGCGCGTCTATACCCACAACGCGCGCATCGCCGACCGCTGGAAGGTGGGCCGCGTGATGCTCGCCGGCGACGCGGCGCACATCATGCCGGTGTGGCAGGGCCAGGGCTACAACACCGGCATGCGCGACGCTGCCAACCTGGGCTGGAAGCTCGCCTACGTGGTCAAGGGCATCGCCTCCGAGAAGCTGCTCGACACCTACCAGCTCGAGCGTCCACCGCACGCCAAGGCGATGATCGACCTGTCGGTGACCGCCGGCCGCATCTTCTCGCCGCGCAACCCGGCGGTGGTCGCTGCCCGCGACTTCGCCACCTGGGCGCTCAACCTGGTGCCGCCGGCCAAGCGCTACTTCACCGAGATGCGCTTCAAGCCCATGCCCAGGTACGAGACCGGCCTGGTCGTGTCCGAGGCCGAGGTCAACACCGAACCCGGCTTCAAGCAGCTGCTCTGCCAGCTCGCACGCAAGACCCCGCTGCTCGGCCGGGTGATGCCGACCAGGCGCGTGGGCAAGAACTCGCCGGTCGGCAAGCTCTTCATCCAGCCCAGGGTGCGCACCCGCGACGGCGAGGTCAAGCTGCTCGACGACGTCATGGGGAGCGGCTTCGCGCTGGTGTGCTGGGGCGTCGATCCCAGTTTCTGGCTCAACCAGAAGAGCCGCGACATCCTCGCCGCCCTCGGCGGGCGCATCATCACGGTGAAGCCGGTGGTGCAGATCCAGCGCGACCGCGACATCGGCCCCGACGCCATCGTCGTCGGCGACGAGCAGATGCGCCTCAAGGAGTGGTTCGGCAGCTACCCCGGCGCGGTCGCGGTGATCCGGCCCGACCGCTTCGTCGCCGGCCTCGCCTACCCGGTCAAGATCAACGAACTGCTGTCGCAGCTCGCCGACAAGATGGGCCTGAACCTGGGCAAGGGGGCCGCCTGA